In Rhizobium sp. N324, a single genomic region encodes these proteins:
- a CDS encoding ABCB family ABC transporter ATP-binding protein/permease has translation MANGKTVSESNLLRTLLNLWPYMWPAGRPDLKMRVVWASVFLLISKFVLLLVPYFFKWSTDALNGRMDLAGSVPPLLAGAIALVIAYNITRLIQLGLNQLRDALFASVGQHAVRQLAYRTFVHMHELSLRFHLERKTGGLSRIIERGTKGIETIVRFTILNSVPTVIEFLLTAAIFWWGYGFSYLAVTAFTVWAYIWFTIRASDWRIAIRRSMNDSDTDANTKAIDSLLNFETVKYFGNEEMEAKRFDKSMERYEKAATDVWTSLGWLNFGQGVIFGIGTTIMLVLSALAVQRGEQTVGDFVFVNSMLLQLSAPLNFIGFVYREIRQGLTDIEQMFDLLEVKAEVKDAADAAELGIGQGAIAFKDVHFAYDPARPILKGISFEVPAGKTVAVVGPSGAGKSTLSRLLYRFYDIQGGAITVDGQDIRTVTQKSLRSVIGMVPQDTVLFNDTVAYNIRYGRTSASDGEVFAAAEVAQIAHFIEMLPEGFETKVGERGLKLSGGEKQRVAIARTILKAPPILILDEATSALDTTTEREIQTALDMVSKNRTTLVIAHRLSTVIGADEIIVLKSGEIAERGTHAALLEKNGLYASMWNRQREATQAEEHLKQVRESDDLGVITRLAPAS, from the coding sequence ATGGCAAACGGCAAGACAGTCTCGGAATCCAACCTGCTGCGTACCCTTCTCAACCTCTGGCCCTATATGTGGCCGGCCGGCCGGCCCGATCTCAAGATGCGCGTCGTCTGGGCTTCGGTCTTCCTGCTGATTTCCAAATTCGTGCTGCTGCTCGTCCCCTATTTCTTCAAGTGGTCGACCGATGCGCTGAACGGCAGAATGGATCTGGCCGGCTCGGTGCCGCCGCTGCTTGCCGGCGCCATCGCCCTGGTGATCGCCTACAACATCACCCGCCTGATCCAGCTCGGCCTCAACCAGCTGCGCGACGCGCTGTTTGCCAGCGTCGGCCAGCATGCGGTGCGCCAGCTCGCCTACAGGACCTTCGTGCATATGCACGAGCTGTCGCTGCGCTTCCATCTGGAGCGCAAGACCGGCGGCCTGTCGCGCATCATCGAGCGCGGCACCAAGGGCATCGAAACGATCGTGCGTTTCACGATCCTCAATTCGGTCCCGACCGTCATCGAATTCCTGCTGACGGCGGCGATTTTCTGGTGGGGCTACGGCTTCTCCTATCTCGCCGTCACCGCCTTCACCGTCTGGGCCTATATCTGGTTCACCATCCGCGCATCCGACTGGCGCATCGCCATCCGCCGGTCGATGAACGACAGCGATACCGACGCTAACACCAAGGCGATCGATTCCCTCCTCAATTTCGAGACCGTCAAATACTTCGGCAACGAAGAGATGGAGGCGAAGCGCTTCGACAAATCGATGGAGCGCTACGAGAAGGCAGCGACCGATGTCTGGACCTCGCTCGGCTGGCTGAACTTCGGCCAGGGCGTCATCTTCGGCATCGGCACGACGATCATGCTGGTGCTGTCGGCGCTGGCCGTCCAGCGCGGCGAGCAGACGGTCGGTGATTTCGTGTTCGTCAATTCGATGCTGCTGCAGCTTTCCGCGCCGCTCAACTTCATCGGCTTCGTCTACCGCGAAATCCGTCAAGGCTTGACCGATATCGAGCAGATGTTCGATCTGCTGGAAGTCAAGGCCGAGGTCAAGGACGCGGCCGACGCGGCAGAGCTCGGGATCGGTCAGGGTGCGATCGCCTTCAAGGACGTGCATTTTGCCTATGACCCGGCCCGTCCGATCCTGAAGGGCATTTCCTTCGAGGTGCCGGCCGGCAAGACGGTCGCCGTCGTCGGCCCGTCGGGGGCCGGCAAATCGACGCTGTCGCGGCTGCTCTACCGCTTCTACGATATCCAGGGCGGCGCCATCACCGTCGATGGCCAGGATATCCGCACGGTGACGCAGAAGAGCCTGCGCTCTGTGATCGGCATGGTGCCGCAGGATACCGTGCTCTTCAACGACACGGTCGCCTACAACATCCGTTATGGCCGCACGTCGGCCAGCGACGGCGAGGTCTTCGCGGCAGCCGAGGTGGCGCAGATCGCCCATTTCATCGAAATGCTGCCCGAGGGGTTCGAAACCAAGGTCGGCGAGCGCGGGCTCAAGCTTTCGGGCGGCGAGAAGCAGCGGGTGGCGATCGCCCGCACCATCCTCAAGGCACCGCCGATCCTGATCCTCGACGAGGCGACGTCGGCGCTCGATACGACGACGGAACGGGAAATCCAGACGGCACTCGACATGGTGTCGAAGAACCGCACGACGCTGGTCATCGCCCACCGGCTGTCGACCGTGATCGGCGCCGATGAAATCATCGTCTTAAAAAGCGGCGAGATTGCCGAGCGCGGGACCCATGCCGCCCTGCTCGAAAAGAACGGTCTTTACGCCTCGATGTGGAACCGTCAGCGCGAGGCGACGCAGGCGGAAGAACATCTGAAGCAGGTGCGCGAAAGCGACGACCTGGGCGTGATCACGCGGCTTGCCCCGGCAAGCTGA
- a CDS encoding phosphatidylserine decarboxylase, giving the protein MSLFNTVRNTIVPVHKEGYPFVAAFFVASLILGWIFKPLFWIGMIFTLWCAYFFRDPERVTPQDDDLVISPADGKVSAIQMVTPPAELNLGSEPMLRISVFMNVFNCHVNRAPMRGRIVSINYRSGSFVNAELDKASEDNERNGLVIETRHGQIGVVQIAGLVARRILCWANPNEPVDAGERFGLIRFGSRLDVFLPAGAAPRVSLGQVAIAGETVIAEFASAKGPVISRRS; this is encoded by the coding sequence ATGAGCCTGTTCAACACGGTTCGCAACACGATCGTCCCCGTGCATAAGGAGGGCTATCCCTTCGTTGCCGCCTTCTTCGTCGCCTCGCTGATCCTCGGCTGGATCTTCAAGCCGCTCTTCTGGATCGGCATGATCTTCACGCTGTGGTGCGCCTATTTCTTCCGTGATCCCGAGCGAGTGACCCCGCAGGACGACGATCTGGTAATCTCTCCGGCCGACGGTAAGGTCTCGGCGATCCAGATGGTGACCCCGCCGGCCGAACTCAATCTCGGCTCCGAGCCGATGCTGCGCATCTCGGTGTTCATGAACGTCTTCAATTGCCATGTGAACCGGGCGCCGATGCGCGGGCGCATCGTCAGCATCAATTACCGCTCCGGCAGCTTCGTCAATGCCGAGCTCGACAAGGCGAGCGAGGACAATGAACGCAACGGGCTGGTGATCGAAACCCGCCACGGCCAGATCGGCGTCGTGCAGATCGCCGGCCTCGTGGCGCGGCGTATCCTCTGCTGGGCAAACCCGAACGAGCCGGTGGATGCCGGTGAGCGCTTCGGGCTGATCCGCTTCGGCTCGCGGCTCGACGTCTTCCTGCCCGCCGGTGCGGCGCCACGCGTTTCGCTCGGCCAGGTGGCGATCGCGGGAGAAACTGTCATCGCCGAATTCGCCTCCGCCAAGGGTCCCGTCATCAGCCGCCGCAGCTAA